A stretch of Planococcus citri chromosome 5, ihPlaCitr1.1, whole genome shotgun sequence DNA encodes these proteins:
- the jim gene encoding zinc finger protein 79 isoform X3, translated as MAINFSASIAAYLAGLKPPRQFMYCISQENGAPYVFHNKDGMERIQGYGQPGSQWGPIPPQNAPPNGYNLAPQQHQQQSQQTSSSIQPQHQQSGPDSPESRTIPVASSDKSNASQSEPQRQSQSSITSPATSPYPSANCSVTGGDDEQLASQQTSTNSPDTHGSDGSERNAAHCDMSSYYSRNHVLSPGSFMSYLKQPGVMLTPLNPAEVSGDFPNIPPELLNQQNGGAGGASGIGSGLGKHHKSSAGSSGGGGGGGATNDSRMFKCLSCGKDFRQKSTLLQHERIHTDSRPFACADCGKRFRQQSHLTQHIRIHANEKPFACLYCDRTFRQRAILNQHMRIHSDTGSHLIYKNGQLWPQEMYAQHKSSSYNNNNNNNNEHCYSPESAAQFPAYFKDSKGIAHGIFGNSSKSLPEVIQQGRSAGMPLYVRCPICQEEFKQKSTLLQHGCVHIESRPYPCVECGKRFRQQSHLTQHLRIHTNEKPFACLYCRRTFRQRTILNQHLRIHTGEKPYKCVQCGKDFRQKAILDQHTRTHQGERPFCCPMPSCRRRFGTEQEVKRHLDNHMNPNSSKKRMSLESKMRPFGPGVMLNSHPTMVKPELYFSQCYFNNQQPYPSRGGPASQTSPVGASVNHKASDFNGSQGSLPVNASQSQVMVSNGTDFKPPSPILAPPIAVVQ; from the exons ATGgcaatcaatttttcagcgtCTATTGCCGCTTATCTTGCTGGTCTGAAACCGCCTCGTCAGTTTATGTACTGTATTTCTCAAG AGAATGGTGCGCCGTATGTTTTTCATAACAAAGATGGAATGGAGAGAATACAAGGGTACGGACAACCAGGTTCACAATGGGGTCCAATACCGCCCCAAAATGCGCCACCCAATGGCTACAATTTGGCTCCTCAACAGCACCAGCAGCAATCTCAGCAAACTTCCAGTTCGATCCAACCTCAGCATCAACAGTCCGGTCCAGATAGTCCGGAAAGTCGCACAATCCCCGTCGCTTCGTCCGATAAAAGTAACGCATCTCAAAGCGAACCGCAACGTCAGTCACAATCATCGATTACGTCACCGGCGACGTCTCCTTATCCATCGGCTAATTGCTCAGTGACGG GCGGCGACGACGAACAACTGGCCTCCCAACAGACATCGACGAATTCGCCGGATACGCACGGTAGCGACGGTTCCGAACGTAACGCGGCTCACTGCGACATGTCGTCGTACTACTCTCGAAACCACGTACTGAGTCCGGGCAGCTTTATGTCGTACCTGAAGCAACCGGGCGTGATGTTGACGCCGTTGAATCCGGCCGAGGTGTCCGGCGACTTCCCTAACATACCGCCGGAGTTGCTAAACCAGCAGAACGGAGGCGCCGGCGGAGCTAGCGGCATCGGCAGCGGTTTAGGTAAACATCATAAAAGTTCGGCCGGTAGTAGCGGCGGCGGTGGTGGCGGCGGCGCTACTAACGATTCCAGAATGTTTAAATGTCTGTCTTGCGGTAAAGATTTCCGCCAGAAATCCACGCTACTTCAGCACGAGCGCATACACACCGACAGCAGACCATTCGCTTGCGCGGATTGCGGCAAACGGTTCCGTCAGCAGAGTCATCTCACGCAGCACATCCGCATACACGCCAACGAGAAACCGTTCGCGTGCCTGTACTGCGACCGAACGTTCAGGCAGCGAGCCATACTGAACCAGCATATGCGAATTCACTCGG ATACCGGCTCtcatttaatttacaaaaacgGTCAGCTATGGCCTCAAGAAATGTATGCCCAGCATAAGTCATCTAGttataataacaataataataataacaacgaGCATTGCTACTCGCCGGAGAGTGCGGCGCAGTTTCCCGCTTATTTTAAAGACTCCAAAG GTATCGCTCATGGAATCTTTGGTAACTCCAGCAAGAGTCTGCCGGAAGTAATACAACAAGGACGAAGTGCTGGAATGCCGTTGTATGTTCGATGTCCGATTTGCCAAGAGGAATTTAAACAGAAATCTACTCTGTTACAACACGGCTGCGTACATATCGAATCGAGACCGTACCCTTGCGTCGAATGTGGTAAGCGTTTTCGACAACAGAGCCATCTCACTCAACATTTACGTATCCATACCAACGAGAAACCGTTCGCTTGCCTTTATTGTCGTCGTACTTTCCGTCAACGTACCATTTTAAATCAACATCTCAGGATACATACGGGCGAAAAACCCTACAAATGTGTCCAATGCGGTAAAGATTTCCGCCAGAAAGCGATCCTGGATCAGCACACCAGAACCCATCAAGGTGAAAGACCATTCTGCTGTCCGATGCCAAGCTGCAGACGACGATTCGGTACCGAGCAAGAGGTCAAGAGACATTTAGACAATCACATGAATCCTAACTCGTCCAAGAAACGTATGTCTTTGGAGAGTAAAATGAGACCTTTCGGACCGGGCGTAATGTTGAATTCGCATCCAACTATGGTGAAACCAGAATTATACTTTTCTCAATGTTATTTCAATAATCAACAACCGTACCCGTCGAGAGGAGGACCTGCTTCGCAGACGTCTCCCGTAGGAGCATCGGTTAATCATAAAGCGAGTGATTTTAATGGATCTCAAGGTTCGTTACCAGTTAATGCTTCCCAGTCTCAAGTCATGGTATCCAACGGTACAGATTTCAAACCACCGAGTCCTATTCTAGCTCCTCCGATAGCCGTTGTACAGTAA
- the jim gene encoding zinc finger protein 169 isoform X2, protein MAINFSASIAAYLAGLKPPRQFMYCISQENGAPYVFHNKDGMERIQGYGQPGSQWGPIPPQNAPPNGYNLAPQQHQQQSQQTSSSIQPQHQQSGPDSPESRTIPVASSDKSNASQSEPQRQSQSSITSPATSPYPSANCSVTGGDDEQLASQQTSTNSPDTHGSDGSERNAAHCDMSSYYSRNHVLSPGSFMSYLKQPGVMLTPLNPAEVSGDFPNIPPELLNQQNGGAGGASGIGSGLDFRQKSTLLQHERIHTDSRPFACADCGKRFRQQSHLTQHIRIHANEKPFACLYCDRTFRQRAILNQHMRIHSGEKPYVCAECGKRFRQKAILNQHIRTHQQDQYPASCPTTHFLTAIGDDDVDADADEGRGGGVQRHRGGGSGGGSGKKLADSIYGDDGRRDERTDAALSTTLKLGNKDTGSHLIYKNGQLWPQEMYAQHKSSSYNNNNNNNNEHCYSPESAAQFPAYFKDSKGIAHGIFGNSSKSLPEVIQQGRSAGMPLYVRCPICQEEFKQKSTLLQHGCVHIESRPYPCVECGKRFRQQSHLTQHLRIHTNEKPFACLYCRRTFRQRTILNQHLRIHTGEKPYKCVQCGKDFRQKAILDQHTRTHQGERPFCCPMPSCRRRFGTEQEVKRHLDNHMNPNSSKKRMSLESKMRPFGPGVMLNSHPTMVKPELYFSQCYFNNQQPYPSRGGPASQTSPVGASVNHKASDFNGSQGSLPVNASQSQVMVSNGTDFKPPSPILAPPIAVVQ, encoded by the exons ATGgcaatcaatttttcagcgtCTATTGCCGCTTATCTTGCTGGTCTGAAACCGCCTCGTCAGTTTATGTACTGTATTTCTCAAG AGAATGGTGCGCCGTATGTTTTTCATAACAAAGATGGAATGGAGAGAATACAAGGGTACGGACAACCAGGTTCACAATGGGGTCCAATACCGCCCCAAAATGCGCCACCCAATGGCTACAATTTGGCTCCTCAACAGCACCAGCAGCAATCTCAGCAAACTTCCAGTTCGATCCAACCTCAGCATCAACAGTCCGGTCCAGATAGTCCGGAAAGTCGCACAATCCCCGTCGCTTCGTCCGATAAAAGTAACGCATCTCAAAGCGAACCGCAACGTCAGTCACAATCATCGATTACGTCACCGGCGACGTCTCCTTATCCATCGGCTAATTGCTCAGTGACGG GCGGCGACGACGAACAACTGGCCTCCCAACAGACATCGACGAATTCGCCGGATACGCACGGTAGCGACGGTTCCGAACGTAACGCGGCTCACTGCGACATGTCGTCGTACTACTCTCGAAACCACGTACTGAGTCCGGGCAGCTTTATGTCGTACCTGAAGCAACCGGGCGTGATGTTGACGCCGTTGAATCCGGCCGAGGTGTCCGGCGACTTCCCTAACATACCGCCGGAGTTGCTAAACCAGCAGAACGGAGGCGCCGGCGGAGCTAGCGGCATCGGCAGCGGTTTAG ATTTCCGCCAGAAATCCACGCTACTTCAGCACGAGCGCATACACACCGACAGCAGACCATTCGCTTGCGCGGATTGCGGCAAACGGTTCCGTCAGCAGAGTCATCTCACGCAGCACATCCGCATACACGCCAACGAGAAACCGTTCGCGTGCCTGTACTGCGACCGAACGTTCAGGCAGCGAGCCATACTGAACCAGCATATGCGAATTCACTCGGGTGAGAAGCCGTATGTGTGCGCTGAGTGTGGAAAGAGGTTCCGTCAGAAAGCCATCCTTAATCAGCACATACGTACTCACCAGCAAGACCAATACCCGGCCTCTTGTCCGACTACGCATTTTTTGACGGCCATCGGCGACGATGACGTTGATGCTGATGCCGATGAAGGGCGCGGCGGCGGCGTTCAACGCCACCGCGGCGGCGGTAGTGGTGGTGGTAGTGGTAAAAAACTGGCCGACAGCATCTACGGCGATGATGGTCGTCGGGATGAGAGAACTGACGCTGCTCTTTCCACCACTCTTAAACTAGGCAATAAAG ATACCGGCTCtcatttaatttacaaaaacgGTCAGCTATGGCCTCAAGAAATGTATGCCCAGCATAAGTCATCTAGttataataacaataataataataacaacgaGCATTGCTACTCGCCGGAGAGTGCGGCGCAGTTTCCCGCTTATTTTAAAGACTCCAAAG GTATCGCTCATGGAATCTTTGGTAACTCCAGCAAGAGTCTGCCGGAAGTAATACAACAAGGACGAAGTGCTGGAATGCCGTTGTATGTTCGATGTCCGATTTGCCAAGAGGAATTTAAACAGAAATCTACTCTGTTACAACACGGCTGCGTACATATCGAATCGAGACCGTACCCTTGCGTCGAATGTGGTAAGCGTTTTCGACAACAGAGCCATCTCACTCAACATTTACGTATCCATACCAACGAGAAACCGTTCGCTTGCCTTTATTGTCGTCGTACTTTCCGTCAACGTACCATTTTAAATCAACATCTCAGGATACATACGGGCGAAAAACCCTACAAATGTGTCCAATGCGGTAAAGATTTCCGCCAGAAAGCGATCCTGGATCAGCACACCAGAACCCATCAAGGTGAAAGACCATTCTGCTGTCCGATGCCAAGCTGCAGACGACGATTCGGTACCGAGCAAGAGGTCAAGAGACATTTAGACAATCACATGAATCCTAACTCGTCCAAGAAACGTATGTCTTTGGAGAGTAAAATGAGACCTTTCGGACCGGGCGTAATGTTGAATTCGCATCCAACTATGGTGAAACCAGAATTATACTTTTCTCAATGTTATTTCAATAATCAACAACCGTACCCGTCGAGAGGAGGACCTGCTTCGCAGACGTCTCCCGTAGGAGCATCGGTTAATCATAAAGCGAGTGATTTTAATGGATCTCAAGGTTCGTTACCAGTTAATGCTTCCCAGTCTCAAGTCATGGTATCCAACGGTACAGATTTCAAACCACCGAGTCCTATTCTAGCTCCTCCGATAGCCGTTGTACAGTAA
- the jim gene encoding myeloid zinc finger 1 isoform X1 — protein sequence MAINFSASIAAYLAGLKPPRQFMYCISQENGAPYVFHNKDGMERIQGYGQPGSQWGPIPPQNAPPNGYNLAPQQHQQQSQQTSSSIQPQHQQSGPDSPESRTIPVASSDKSNASQSEPQRQSQSSITSPATSPYPSANCSVTGGDDEQLASQQTSTNSPDTHGSDGSERNAAHCDMSSYYSRNHVLSPGSFMSYLKQPGVMLTPLNPAEVSGDFPNIPPELLNQQNGGAGGASGIGSGLGKHHKSSAGSSGGGGGGGATNDSRMFKCLSCGKDFRQKSTLLQHERIHTDSRPFACADCGKRFRQQSHLTQHIRIHANEKPFACLYCDRTFRQRAILNQHMRIHSGEKPYVCAECGKRFRQKAILNQHIRTHQQDQYPASCPTTHFLTAIGDDDVDADADEGRGGGVQRHRGGGSGGGSGKKLADSIYGDDGRRDERTDAALSTTLKLGNKDTGSHLIYKNGQLWPQEMYAQHKSSSYNNNNNNNNEHCYSPESAAQFPAYFKDSKGIAHGIFGNSSKSLPEVIQQGRSAGMPLYVRCPICQEEFKQKSTLLQHGCVHIESRPYPCVECGKRFRQQSHLTQHLRIHTNEKPFACLYCRRTFRQRTILNQHLRIHTGEKPYKCVQCGKDFRQKAILDQHTRTHQGERPFCCPMPSCRRRFGTEQEVKRHLDNHMNPNSSKKRMSLESKMRPFGPGVMLNSHPTMVKPELYFSQCYFNNQQPYPSRGGPASQTSPVGASVNHKASDFNGSQGSLPVNASQSQVMVSNGTDFKPPSPILAPPIAVVQ from the exons ATGgcaatcaatttttcagcgtCTATTGCCGCTTATCTTGCTGGTCTGAAACCGCCTCGTCAGTTTATGTACTGTATTTCTCAAG AGAATGGTGCGCCGTATGTTTTTCATAACAAAGATGGAATGGAGAGAATACAAGGGTACGGACAACCAGGTTCACAATGGGGTCCAATACCGCCCCAAAATGCGCCACCCAATGGCTACAATTTGGCTCCTCAACAGCACCAGCAGCAATCTCAGCAAACTTCCAGTTCGATCCAACCTCAGCATCAACAGTCCGGTCCAGATAGTCCGGAAAGTCGCACAATCCCCGTCGCTTCGTCCGATAAAAGTAACGCATCTCAAAGCGAACCGCAACGTCAGTCACAATCATCGATTACGTCACCGGCGACGTCTCCTTATCCATCGGCTAATTGCTCAGTGACGG GCGGCGACGACGAACAACTGGCCTCCCAACAGACATCGACGAATTCGCCGGATACGCACGGTAGCGACGGTTCCGAACGTAACGCGGCTCACTGCGACATGTCGTCGTACTACTCTCGAAACCACGTACTGAGTCCGGGCAGCTTTATGTCGTACCTGAAGCAACCGGGCGTGATGTTGACGCCGTTGAATCCGGCCGAGGTGTCCGGCGACTTCCCTAACATACCGCCGGAGTTGCTAAACCAGCAGAACGGAGGCGCCGGCGGAGCTAGCGGCATCGGCAGCGGTTTAGGTAAACATCATAAAAGTTCGGCCGGTAGTAGCGGCGGCGGTGGTGGCGGCGGCGCTACTAACGATTCCAGAATGTTTAAATGTCTGTCTTGCGGTAAAGATTTCCGCCAGAAATCCACGCTACTTCAGCACGAGCGCATACACACCGACAGCAGACCATTCGCTTGCGCGGATTGCGGCAAACGGTTCCGTCAGCAGAGTCATCTCACGCAGCACATCCGCATACACGCCAACGAGAAACCGTTCGCGTGCCTGTACTGCGACCGAACGTTCAGGCAGCGAGCCATACTGAACCAGCATATGCGAATTCACTCGGGTGAGAAGCCGTATGTGTGCGCTGAGTGTGGAAAGAGGTTCCGTCAGAAAGCCATCCTTAATCAGCACATACGTACTCACCAGCAAGACCAATACCCGGCCTCTTGTCCGACTACGCATTTTTTGACGGCCATCGGCGACGATGACGTTGATGCTGATGCCGATGAAGGGCGCGGCGGCGGCGTTCAACGCCACCGCGGCGGCGGTAGTGGTGGTGGTAGTGGTAAAAAACTGGCCGACAGCATCTACGGCGATGATGGTCGTCGGGATGAGAGAACTGACGCTGCTCTTTCCACCACTCTTAAACTAGGCAATAAAG ATACCGGCTCtcatttaatttacaaaaacgGTCAGCTATGGCCTCAAGAAATGTATGCCCAGCATAAGTCATCTAGttataataacaataataataataacaacgaGCATTGCTACTCGCCGGAGAGTGCGGCGCAGTTTCCCGCTTATTTTAAAGACTCCAAAG GTATCGCTCATGGAATCTTTGGTAACTCCAGCAAGAGTCTGCCGGAAGTAATACAACAAGGACGAAGTGCTGGAATGCCGTTGTATGTTCGATGTCCGATTTGCCAAGAGGAATTTAAACAGAAATCTACTCTGTTACAACACGGCTGCGTACATATCGAATCGAGACCGTACCCTTGCGTCGAATGTGGTAAGCGTTTTCGACAACAGAGCCATCTCACTCAACATTTACGTATCCATACCAACGAGAAACCGTTCGCTTGCCTTTATTGTCGTCGTACTTTCCGTCAACGTACCATTTTAAATCAACATCTCAGGATACATACGGGCGAAAAACCCTACAAATGTGTCCAATGCGGTAAAGATTTCCGCCAGAAAGCGATCCTGGATCAGCACACCAGAACCCATCAAGGTGAAAGACCATTCTGCTGTCCGATGCCAAGCTGCAGACGACGATTCGGTACCGAGCAAGAGGTCAAGAGACATTTAGACAATCACATGAATCCTAACTCGTCCAAGAAACGTATGTCTTTGGAGAGTAAAATGAGACCTTTCGGACCGGGCGTAATGTTGAATTCGCATCCAACTATGGTGAAACCAGAATTATACTTTTCTCAATGTTATTTCAATAATCAACAACCGTACCCGTCGAGAGGAGGACCTGCTTCGCAGACGTCTCCCGTAGGAGCATCGGTTAATCATAAAGCGAGTGATTTTAATGGATCTCAAGGTTCGTTACCAGTTAATGCTTCCCAGTCTCAAGTCATGGTATCCAACGGTACAGATTTCAAACCACCGAGTCCTATTCTAGCTCCTCCGATAGCCGTTGTACAGTAA